One window of the Burkholderia sp. FERM BP-3421 genome contains the following:
- a CDS encoding MFS transporter, translating into MPTQPSTPLASLAGHAPTHASQDARAQRYLQLLLLVIAAGAIYPMLYLRQVYQPTMLQFFHIDDVQLGYLYSSLGTIFLISYLPSGWLADRLSPRWLICFSLLATGALGLVYATGPSFDTLVLIFGGWGLTTGLTFWAAVIKRVNMIAGPDEQGRFFGLLDGGRGLVEALLATIAITLFAYVTQAHGGTDAAGFKLVVHLYAGFCITLGVLLALVKDPARAGDRATATKRRGSVLTDLKTLAAIPELWLVAAIVFCGYQVFWATYSFSAYLHEGNFGLSATAAGFITTLKLWMRPIGGIGGGFLGDRVSKVSVLFWALLLAALSLVGLIAAPPHSPQAMLVVLVLFIGILTYAIRGLYWSLLDDCKVPTHCAGLAIGMISVLGYSPDVFVPLINGYVTQAYPGAHGYQLYFGYIAAVALCGAGAAAFLKYRLKESA; encoded by the coding sequence TGCTGTACCTGCGGCAGGTATACCAGCCGACGATGCTGCAGTTCTTCCATATCGACGACGTGCAGCTCGGCTACCTGTATTCGTCGCTCGGCACGATCTTCCTCATCAGCTACCTGCCGAGCGGCTGGCTCGCCGACCGCCTGTCGCCGCGCTGGCTGATCTGCTTCTCGCTGCTCGCGACCGGCGCGCTCGGGCTCGTGTACGCGACCGGGCCGTCGTTCGACACGCTCGTGCTGATCTTCGGCGGCTGGGGGCTGACCACCGGCCTCACGTTCTGGGCGGCCGTGATCAAGCGCGTGAACATGATCGCGGGCCCCGATGAACAGGGCCGCTTCTTCGGGCTGCTCGACGGCGGCCGCGGGCTGGTCGAGGCGCTGCTCGCGACGATCGCGATCACGCTGTTCGCCTACGTGACGCAGGCGCACGGCGGCACCGACGCGGCCGGTTTCAAGCTCGTCGTGCACCTGTACGCAGGCTTCTGCATCACGCTCGGCGTGCTGCTGGCGCTGGTGAAGGATCCGGCGCGCGCGGGCGACCGCGCGACGGCGACGAAGCGCCGAGGCAGCGTGCTGACCGACCTGAAGACGCTCGCGGCGATTCCCGAACTGTGGCTCGTCGCGGCGATCGTGTTCTGCGGCTACCAGGTGTTCTGGGCGACCTACAGCTTCTCCGCCTACCTGCACGAGGGCAATTTCGGGCTCAGCGCGACGGCGGCCGGTTTCATCACCACGCTCAAGCTGTGGATGCGCCCGATCGGCGGCATCGGCGGCGGTTTCCTCGGCGACCGCGTATCGAAGGTGTCCGTGCTGTTCTGGGCGCTCCTGCTCGCCGCGCTGTCGCTGGTCGGGCTGATCGCCGCGCCGCCGCACAGCCCGCAGGCGATGCTCGTCGTGCTCGTGCTGTTCATCGGCATCCTCACCTACGCGATCCGCGGCCTGTACTGGTCGCTGCTCGACGACTGCAAGGTGCCGACGCATTGCGCGGGCCTCGCGATCGGCATGATCTCGGTGCTCGGCTATTCGCCCGACGTATTCGTGCCGCTGATCAACGGCTACGTGACGCAGGCCTATCCGGGCGCGCACGGCTATCAGCTCTATTTCGGTTATATCGCCGCCGTCGCGCTCTGCGGCGCGGGCGCCGCCGCGTTCCTCAAATACCGTCTCAAGGAATCCGCATGA